In Neisseria brasiliensis, the following proteins share a genomic window:
- a CDS encoding PepSY-associated TM helix domain-containing protein, with protein MAQPANRRYLTVWRWHFYAGFFVAPFLILLAATGLAMLLFANISGREGERIHVTPQAVVQPLSVQAEAARSALQSETASVVQYIAPRTDDMVAVFRVNDDGKAMMVAIDPYTAQPVKVFPRNQDWYHLMDEIHSDILLGTFGDYLLETAASLTILLIITGIYLWWRKQGSLKNMLLPKLTSGRSAWRNIHGAVGAWISLILLLFCLSGIAWAGIWGGKAVQAWSQFPAGKWGVAPNPESDVVTYGELLNDGKTKEVPWVLELTPMPQSGTTLGTDGIHPDEPMTLETVDRYAREIGFQGRYQLNLPQGETGVWTLSQDSMSYDANSPFIDRTVHLDQYSGKQLADIHYDDYNAFGKFMAVSIALHMGTLGWWSVAANVAFCLAVILMCISGFVMWWKRRPSHAVGLNPPSSKAELPVCWAMALPLLLVALLFPTAIIAILLIAVLDFVLLSRIPALAKWFK; from the coding sequence ATGGCGCAACCAGCCAACCGCCGTTATCTCACTGTGTGGCGTTGGCATTTTTATGCCGGCTTTTTTGTCGCGCCTTTTTTAATCTTACTGGCTGCCACCGGCTTGGCCATGCTGCTGTTTGCCAACATCAGCGGCCGCGAAGGCGAACGGATTCATGTTACCCCGCAAGCTGTGGTGCAACCTTTGTCGGTGCAAGCCGAAGCGGCGCGCAGCGCCTTGCAGTCGGAAACCGCGTCGGTGGTGCAATACATTGCCCCGCGCACCGACGATATGGTGGCAGTATTTCGGGTCAACGACGACGGCAAGGCCATGATGGTGGCGATTGATCCTTACACAGCGCAGCCAGTAAAAGTGTTTCCGCGCAATCAGGATTGGTATCATTTGATGGATGAAATCCACAGCGATATTCTGCTCGGCACGTTTGGCGATTATTTATTGGAAACCGCGGCATCGTTAACCATTTTGCTGATTATCACCGGCATTTATTTATGGTGGCGCAAACAAGGCAGTCTGAAAAATATGCTGTTGCCGAAACTCACTTCCGGCCGCTCCGCTTGGCGTAATATTCACGGCGCAGTCGGCGCGTGGATTTCGCTGATTTTATTGTTGTTCTGCTTATCGGGCATTGCGTGGGCCGGTATTTGGGGCGGTAAGGCGGTGCAGGCTTGGAGCCAGTTTCCGGCAGGTAAATGGGGCGTGGCACCCAACCCCGAATCTGATGTCGTGACTTACGGCGAGTTATTAAATGACGGTAAAACCAAAGAAGTGCCATGGGTGCTGGAGCTGACGCCCATGCCGCAATCGGGCACCACTCTAGGCACAGACGGCATTCACCCCGACGAACCGATGACACTGGAAACGGTTGACCGCTACGCACGCGAAATTGGTTTTCAAGGCCGCTATCAATTGAATCTGCCACAAGGCGAAACAGGCGTGTGGACGCTGTCGCAAGATTCGATGAGCTACGATGCCAACAGCCCGTTTATCGACCGAACCGTGCATCTCGACCAATACAGCGGCAAGCAGTTGGCCGACATCCACTACGATGATTACAACGCATTCGGCAAATTCATGGCGGTCAGCATCGCCCTGCACATGGGCACGCTGGGCTGGTGGAGTGTCGCGGCCAATGTGGCATTTTGTTTGGCGGTGATTTTGATGTGTATCAGCGGTTTTGTGATGTGGTGGAAGCGTCGCCCGAGCCACGCCGTCGGTTTGAATCCGCCATCAAGCAAAGCAGAATTACCGGTGTGCTGGGCAATGGCATTGCCGCTTCTGCTGGTGGCGCTGCTCTTCCCTACCGCCATCATTGCCATTCTGCTGATTGCGGTGCTAGATTTTGTACTGTTGTCACGCATTCCGGCATTGGCTAAATGGTTTAAATAA